In Blastopirellula sp. J2-11, a single genomic region encodes these proteins:
- a CDS encoding helix-turn-helix transcriptional regulator, which translates to MEHPSASFHKASRFRAVLERHAIETILDADGIVPLLPEFRSLLGELEQSAKQNDYERFMSIDHALHRCMVGGAKVPGLLESWEHVFTLHTDEMWTILQSMWPRLIDLYQEHVHLIAAWETKDHYVALPATEEHIRAGWYRVRVLSGGEASNLGPAERVAAYLQIHYARKLEVPWLARHVAFLSSPQLNRLFQKQLNCSPNQYLKRIRLDRARKRLCLPGVQVGDVAKEVGYANPSHFIRDFNREYGMTPLKFLKSQPAECSTRGTS; encoded by the coding sequence GTGGAGCATCCAAGCGCATCGTTTCACAAAGCGTCGCGGTTTCGTGCTGTCCTTGAACGGCACGCAATCGAAACAATTTTGGACGCTGACGGCATCGTTCCGCTGTTGCCTGAATTTCGCAGCTTGCTTGGTGAGTTAGAACAGTCGGCGAAACAGAACGATTACGAGCGGTTCATGAGCATCGACCATGCGTTGCATCGATGCATGGTCGGCGGAGCAAAAGTGCCTGGATTGCTGGAATCGTGGGAGCACGTGTTTACGCTTCATACCGACGAGATGTGGACAATTTTGCAAAGCATGTGGCCTCGCCTCATCGATCTGTATCAAGAGCACGTACATCTGATTGCGGCATGGGAAACCAAGGATCATTACGTGGCGCTGCCGGCCACCGAGGAGCACATCCGAGCGGGATGGTATCGAGTTCGAGTTCTTTCCGGGGGGGAAGCGAGCAATCTCGGGCCGGCGGAACGCGTTGCTGCGTACCTTCAAATTCATTACGCTCGCAAACTGGAAGTGCCATGGTTGGCTCGGCATGTTGCTTTTCTTAGTTCGCCGCAACTAAATCGCCTGTTTCAGAAGCAATTGAACTGTAGTCCCAACCAGTATCTAAAGCGGATCCGCCTCGACCGGGCGCGCAAACGCCTTTGTCTACCAGGTGTTCAGGTGGGGGACGTTGCGAAGGAGGTTGGCTATGCCAATCCTTCGCACTTCATCCGAGACTTCAATCGCGAGTACGGCATGACTCCATTGAAATTCCTTAAATCTCAGCCTGCCGAATGTTCTACAAGGGGAACTTCCTAA
- a CDS encoding HTTM domain-containing protein codes for MIREYLHELYRGVIDGWNRFWFTPTDPATLGLIRILAGAMIFYTHLVWSLDLDGFLGAGGRMSHDLANRMQGQSPFAWSYLPLVDGSPALLWSAHLVALAILLMFTLGLYTRITGVLSFIITISYAHRVPGALFGLDQINGLLIMYLMLGAAGEAYSLDYWLKRRRNVRMDGPRQSTVANISIRLIQIHMCIIYLFAGLSKLGGETWWDGSAMWGALANSEYQSLDMTWLAAYPLVINALTQISVAWELTYTFLVWPRLTRPLVIGMAIPLHLGIAICMGMITFGLAMLIANLAFVSPWIIRRLEQAIADRLRPAAKEPLVA; via the coding sequence ATGATTCGCGAATACCTGCACGAACTCTATCGCGGCGTCATCGACGGCTGGAACCGCTTCTGGTTCACGCCGACCGATCCCGCAACGCTCGGATTGATTCGGATCTTGGCCGGCGCGATGATCTTTTATACGCACCTGGTCTGGTCGCTGGATCTCGACGGCTTTCTGGGCGCCGGCGGACGCATGTCGCACGACCTGGCCAATCGCATGCAAGGGCAAAGCCCCTTCGCGTGGAGCTATTTGCCGCTGGTCGACGGTTCGCCAGCATTGCTTTGGTCGGCTCACCTCGTGGCGCTGGCCATCTTGCTGATGTTTACGCTCGGACTTTACACGCGGATCACCGGCGTGCTGTCGTTCATCATCACGATCAGCTACGCGCATCGCGTGCCGGGCGCATTGTTTGGTCTCGATCAAATCAATGGGCTGCTGATCATGTACTTGATGCTGGGCGCCGCCGGCGAGGCCTACAGTCTTGACTATTGGCTAAAGCGCCGCCGCAACGTTCGCATGGATGGTCCCCGGCAAAGCACCGTCGCCAATATCTCGATTCGTCTGATCCAGATTCACATGTGCATCATCTATCTGTTCGCCGGTCTGAGCAAACTGGGTGGCGAAACCTGGTGGGATGGCTCGGCGATGTGGGGCGCACTGGCGAACTCTGAATACCAGTCTCTCGACATGACTTGGCTCGCCGCCTATCCGCTGGTCATCAACGCACTGACGCAAATCAGCGTCGCTTGGGAACTTACTTACACCTTTTTGGTCTGGCCCCGACTGACTCGTCCGCTGGTGATCGGCATGGCGATTCCACTGCACTTGGGCATCGCCATCTGCATGGGGATGATCACCTTCGGCCTGGCGATGCTGATCGCGAATCTAGCCTTTGTCTCTCCCTGGATCATCCGCCGGCTCGAACAGGCGATCGCCGATCGGCTACGCCCAGCCGCGAAAGAACCGCTCGTCGCCTAA
- a CDS encoding TIGR03000 domain-containing protein yields the protein MAAVMAIGLMSTSVQAGWHGSWGSSGGSSGSWGSSGGSSGSWGSSGGYYSSGGSSGGSSGSYYSSGGSSGSYGSSGGGLISRLIQHHRAHKYYRSYYSSGGSSGGSSGSYYSSGGSSGTYGSSGGSSGGSSGTTYGGSYYYEAPSTPSTPSAPSSPAPADAMPTPMTSAQSDAVINVEVPADVKIFVNGKATSSEGLQRRFVSRNLMPGFKYVYQLRAETVRDGKTVVETKEVQLGGGDSANLSFEFNGSADQPQVASEPVDTKLTLHVPANAKVSLAGNETASSGEVRTYNTSALKDGAVWNDYRILVTVNKDGREITKEKVINLAAGDVRDISFDFDATELASAK from the coding sequence ATGGCTGCCGTAATGGCGATCGGTTTGATGTCAACTTCGGTGCAAGCCGGTTGGCACGGTTCATGGGGATCCAGCGGCGGTAGCTCCGGCAGCTGGGGATCCAGCGGCGGCAGCTCCGGCAGCTGGGGTTCCAGCGGCGGTTATTATTCCAGCGGCGGCAGCTCAGGCGGTTCGAGCGGCAGCTACTATTCGAGCGGCGGAAGCTCGGGCTCGTACGGTAGCAGCGGCGGCGGCTTGATTAGCCGTTTGATCCAACATCACCGCGCCCACAAATACTATCGCAGCTATTACTCGAGCGGCGGAAGCTCGGGCGGTTCGAGCGGCAGCTACTACTCGAGCGGCGGAAGCTCGGGCACGTACGGCAGCAGCGGCGGATCGAGCGGCGGAAGCTCGGGCACGACCTACGGCGGCAGCTACTACTATGAAGCTCCCTCCACGCCCAGCACTCCTTCGGCGCCTTCGTCGCCAGCTCCGGCTGACGCGATGCCGACCCCGATGACCAGCGCCCAAAGCGACGCCGTCATCAATGTCGAAGTCCCCGCGGACGTCAAAATCTTCGTCAACGGCAAAGCCACGTCGAGCGAAGGGCTGCAACGCCGCTTCGTTTCGCGGAACCTGATGCCGGGCTTCAAGTACGTCTACCAACTGCGTGCCGAAACGGTTCGTGACGGCAAGACCGTGGTTGAGACCAAAGAAGTTCAACTCGGTGGCGGTGATTCGGCCAACTTGTCGTTCGAGTTCAACGGCTCGGCTGATCAGCCGCAAGTCGCCAGCGAACCGGTCGACACCAAGCTGACGCTGCACGTTCCCGCCAACGCCAAAGTGTCGCTGGCCGGTAACGAAACCGCTTCGAGCGGCGAAGTTCGCACCTACAACACCAGCGCCCTGAAAGATGGCGCCGTGTGGAACGACTACCGCATCCTGGTTACCGTCAACAAAGACGGTCGTGAAATCACCAAAGAGAAGGTGATCAACCTGGCTGCCGGCGACGTTCGCGACATCAGCTTTGACTTTGATGCGACCGAACTCGCTTCGGCCAAGTAA
- a CDS encoding protein-L-isoaspartate(D-aspartate) O-methyltransferase, whose amino-acid sequence MHRPSPILLLSLLVFAIARPLAAEDPAAAARRVMVEEAVVANGVTDQRVIQSMMNTPRHEFVAYKYRSQAYYDMALPIGGQQTISSPFIVAYMTESLETKPADKVLEIGTGSGFQAAILSPLVKDVYSIEIVPELGRSAARTLRRLGYENVHTKIGDGYKGWPEHAPFDKIIVTCSPEKPPQPLIDQLREGGRMVIPVGERYQQTLYLFTKKDGKLVAEALRPTLFVPMTGTAEDNREVKPDPLHPHAANGDFEADLQEHDQMAGWYYQRQFELVEDDSAPQGKRYVRFQNSDLGRTSMALQGFGVDGENVHRLQITAWVKTSQIGLGPDRREAPMIAVTFYDAARRDVGRGVVGPFITNSDWRQIDETIRVPPTAKEALLRIGLFGATGEACFDDVKMTPLTD is encoded by the coding sequence ATGCATCGCCCCTCACCAATTCTCTTGTTGTCGCTGCTCGTCTTCGCGATCGCTCGCCCACTTGCAGCGGAGGATCCAGCCGCCGCCGCGCGGCGCGTGATGGTGGAAGAAGCGGTCGTCGCCAACGGCGTCACCGATCAGCGCGTCATCCAATCGATGATGAACACGCCGCGGCATGAATTTGTCGCTTATAAATATCGCTCGCAAGCCTATTACGACATGGCCTTGCCGATCGGCGGACAACAGACGATTTCGTCGCCGTTCATCGTCGCCTACATGACCGAGTCGCTCGAAACGAAGCCCGCAGACAAAGTGTTGGAAATCGGCACCGGCAGCGGATTTCAAGCGGCGATCCTGAGTCCGCTGGTGAAGGACGTCTATTCGATCGAGATCGTGCCGGAACTGGGGCGCAGCGCCGCACGAACGCTGCGTCGACTTGGCTATGAAAACGTCCATACGAAGATCGGCGATGGTTACAAAGGGTGGCCCGAACACGCGCCATTCGACAAGATCATTGTGACTTGTTCCCCCGAAAAGCCGCCGCAACCGTTGATTGATCAACTACGCGAAGGGGGACGCATGGTCATCCCGGTCGGCGAACGCTATCAGCAAACCCTTTATCTGTTTACGAAGAAAGACGGAAAACTCGTCGCCGAGGCGCTGCGTCCCACGTTGTTCGTGCCGATGACCGGTACCGCCGAAGACAATCGTGAAGTCAAACCCGATCCGCTGCATCCTCATGCCGCCAACGGCGATTTTGAGGCCGACTTGCAAGAGCATGACCAGATGGCCGGCTGGTACTACCAGCGACAGTTTGAACTGGTCGAGGACGATTCGGCGCCGCAAGGAAAACGATACGTTCGATTTCAAAACAGCGACCTCGGACGAACTTCGATGGCGCTGCAAGGTTTCGGCGTCGACGGCGAAAATGTTCATCGATTGCAAATCACCGCCTGGGTCAAAACCAGCCAAATCGGGCTAGGCCCCGATCGCCGCGAAGCTCCGATGATCGCGGTCACTTTTTATGACGCGGCTCGCCGCGATGTCGGCCGCGGGGTCGTCGGTCCCTTTATCACCAACTCGGATTGGCGACAAATCGACGAAACGATCCGCGTCCCCCCTACAGCCAAGGAAGCGCTGCTGCGGATTGGTTTATTTGGCGCGACCGGCGAGGCCTGTTTCGACGATGTCAAAATGACCCCTCTAACGGATTAA
- a CDS encoding HpcH/HpaI aldolase family protein, producing MRTNPVKQKLKNGLPTFGVWLSLGDYYATRTLARMPWDWLTLDLEHSPIDWSQAAIIFGAVADAGGVPLARVPRGDHDLIKRVLDAGAWGIVVPMVDTVEQAKAAIAAAKYPPQGDRSVGGGMHSMNFDASPDEYFAAANEEILVVLQTESPRGVANAKEIYALPGCDAIFIGPNDLWAQMKTIENPNPTMAGHEALIQEVISTGKDVGTPTGMHVMTAEQALLRAEQGMQFIAVGSDVRMMAVEAEATLKKLRPDEGTQSVVHY from the coding sequence ATGCGTACAAATCCGGTAAAACAGAAGCTGAAGAACGGCCTGCCCACTTTTGGCGTCTGGCTTTCGTTGGGCGACTATTATGCGACGCGAACGTTGGCTCGCATGCCGTGGGATTGGTTAACGTTGGATCTGGAACACTCGCCGATCGACTGGTCTCAGGCGGCGATCATCTTTGGCGCCGTGGCTGACGCCGGCGGAGTTCCCTTGGCCCGCGTACCGCGCGGCGATCATGACCTGATCAAGCGCGTGCTCGACGCCGGCGCTTGGGGGATTGTCGTGCCGATGGTCGATACCGTCGAGCAGGCGAAAGCGGCGATTGCGGCGGCCAAGTATCCGCCCCAGGGAGATCGCAGCGTCGGCGGCGGAATGCATTCGATGAACTTTGACGCGTCGCCAGACGAGTATTTCGCCGCCGCGAATGAAGAGATCCTGGTCGTACTGCAGACCGAAAGTCCGCGCGGCGTCGCCAACGCGAAAGAGATCTACGCACTGCCGGGCTGCGACGCCATCTTTATCGGACCAAATGATCTGTGGGCGCAGATGAAGACGATCGAGAATCCGAACCCAACCATGGCTGGGCACGAAGCGCTGATCCAAGAGGTGATCTCGACCGGCAAAGATGTCGGCACGCCGACCGGCATGCATGTGATGACGGCCGAACAGGCGCTGCTGCGTGCTGAGCAAGGAATGCAGTTTATCGCTGTCGGCAGCGATGTTCGCATGATGGCGGTCGAAGCGGAAGCGACCCTAAAAAAATTGCGTCCCGACGAAGGGACGCAAAGCGTGGTTCATTACTAG
- a CDS encoding c-type cytochrome domain-containing protein — translation MKKIITTAMLLLVAAPLAAQEKPASPKVTYDDHVRAIFREHCFTCHNQSEAKGGLALDSFGKAMEGGSSGEVIVAQDIESSRLWDLVAHIDTPTMPPNQDKLPQPKLDLIKSWIEMGALENSGSTAKKSNKPSLKMAGPTTTGKPEGPAAMPENVWRQPSIYTDRAAAVSSIATSPWAPLAAVAGQKQISLYNTDNGRLLGILPYPEGIAFILRFSRNGELLLAGGGRGAHSGTVVLYEVRTGKRLMTLGDELDVVLAADINPSLTRVALGGPQKIIRIYSTEDGSLLHEIKKHTDWVTALEYSPDGVLLASGDRANGLFVWEADAAQEYLNLQGHKEAITAVSWRGDSNVLASASEDSAVKLWEMNEGKTIKSFNAHGGGTECVRFGQDGRLATAGRDRVAKVFSGDGKEEKKSPAFGDIALEAVLTYDGKRLIAGDWNGIVRMWDLEKMEEVAQLPPNPPTYEMQIAAQQTAQTAAKAKADEAATQLAAAEKSVADKKSQQTANVETLARLQKEIADLAANTKKADDEKNAQIAAIKQNGDKQKSLEGAIAKMDQELAQVVKAVQGAQEKMKNAAAQLTKRQTELKAAQTAFATAKQQTEAAKQKEAAAKADMTKATDAATSAAAALKTSEEKLASAAEAEKEALMQQVAENRKAADAAKTAADQATSLAAAATAEVAKLTKEMEAKTAAAKQLEQLVAADDAEVKKQTAESQRLDGERQQKADAVAKSKADLDAVKQAIVAAQAKQKQLEGALAGYAKETQQRQAAIKQAEEAKAKLATELAELEKQKGERTAAVEATKKSLADAESTLTKLKAEAAAYAAQPQQVSADAPTETQVSEVAK, via the coding sequence ATGAAAAAAATCATCACCACCGCGATGTTGCTGTTGGTCGCCGCGCCGTTGGCCGCTCAAGAGAAGCCGGCCAGCCCCAAGGTCACCTACGACGATCATGTTCGGGCGATTTTTCGTGAGCACTGCTTCACTTGCCATAACCAATCCGAGGCCAAAGGGGGACTCGCCCTCGACTCGTTTGGCAAAGCGATGGAGGGGGGCTCCAGCGGCGAAGTGATCGTCGCACAGGACATCGAAAGTTCGCGTCTGTGGGACTTGGTCGCGCATATCGACACGCCTACGATGCCCCCCAATCAAGACAAACTGCCGCAGCCGAAGCTCGATCTGATCAAATCCTGGATCGAAATGGGCGCGTTAGAAAACAGCGGATCCACCGCGAAGAAGTCGAACAAGCCGAGCCTGAAAATGGCCGGTCCAACAACGACCGGCAAGCCGGAAGGTCCTGCAGCGATGCCAGAGAACGTCTGGCGCCAACCAAGCATTTATACCGATCGCGCCGCGGCGGTCTCTTCGATTGCAACCAGTCCTTGGGCGCCGCTGGCGGCTGTCGCTGGGCAAAAGCAGATCTCACTGTACAACACCGACAACGGGCGCCTGCTCGGCATCCTTCCCTATCCCGAAGGAATCGCGTTCATCCTCCGCTTCAGTCGTAACGGCGAACTGTTGTTGGCAGGCGGTGGTCGCGGAGCGCACTCGGGAACGGTCGTCTTGTACGAAGTCCGCACCGGCAAGCGTTTGATGACGCTGGGTGACGAGTTGGATGTCGTCTTGGCCGCCGATATCAACCCCAGCCTGACCCGAGTTGCACTGGGCGGTCCGCAAAAGATCATCCGCATTTACTCGACAGAGGACGGCTCGCTGCTGCATGAGATCAAAAAGCATACCGATTGGGTGACCGCGCTCGAATACAGCCCCGATGGCGTTCTCCTGGCGAGCGGCGACCGCGCCAATGGCCTCTTCGTCTGGGAAGCGGACGCAGCTCAGGAGTATCTGAACCTGCAAGGTCACAAAGAAGCGATCACCGCCGTCTCCTGGCGCGGCGACTCCAATGTCCTCGCTTCGGCCAGCGAAGATAGCGCCGTGAAACTGTGGGAAATGAACGAGGGCAAAACGATCAAATCGTTCAACGCACATGGCGGCGGAACCGAATGCGTTCGCTTTGGCCAAGATGGTCGTCTCGCGACGGCCGGTCGTGATCGCGTCGCCAAAGTCTTCAGCGGCGACGGCAAGGAAGAAAAGAAATCGCCCGCGTTCGGTGATATCGCCTTAGAAGCGGTTTTGACCTACGACGGCAAACGGCTGATCGCCGGCGATTGGAACGGAATCGTGCGGATGTGGGATCTCGAAAAGATGGAAGAAGTAGCCCAATTGCCGCCGAACCCGCCAACCTACGAGATGCAGATCGCGGCTCAGCAAACGGCGCAGACCGCTGCGAAAGCGAAAGCGGACGAAGCGGCGACTCAACTCGCAGCGGCTGAAAAATCAGTGGCGGACAAAAAGTCGCAGCAAACCGCCAACGTCGAAACGCTGGCTCGCTTGCAAAAAGAAATCGCTGATCTCGCCGCCAACACGAAAAAAGCGGATGACGAAAAGAATGCTCAAATCGCCGCGATCAAGCAGAACGGCGACAAGCAAAAATCGCTGGAAGGCGCCATCGCCAAAATGGACCAGGAACTGGCCCAAGTGGTGAAAGCGGTTCAGGGCGCACAAGAAAAAATGAAAAACGCCGCCGCCCAACTCACCAAGCGTCAAACCGAATTGAAAGCCGCTCAAACGGCGTTCGCGACGGCGAAGCAACAAACGGAAGCGGCGAAACAAAAAGAAGCGGCCGCCAAGGCCGATATGACCAAAGCGACTGACGCCGCGACTTCGGCGGCGGCAGCTCTGAAGACATCGGAAGAAAAACTCGCTTCGGCGGCGGAAGCCGAGAAAGAAGCGCTCATGCAACAAGTCGCCGAAAATCGTAAAGCCGCCGACGCCGCCAAGACTGCAGCGGATCAGGCGACCTCACTAGCGGCGGCCGCTACCGCGGAAGTCGCCAAGCTGACGAAAGAAATGGAAGCCAAAACTGCGGCGGCCAAGCAGTTGGAGCAACTGGTTGCGGCGGATGACGCCGAAGTGAAAAAGCAAACCGCCGAATCGCAGCGACTGGACGGAGAACGTCAACAGAAGGCCGACGCGGTCGCCAAATCAAAGGCTGATCTGGACGCCGTCAAGCAAGCGATCGTCGCAGCCCAGGCCAAGCAGAAGCAGTTGGAAGGCGCCCTCGCCGGCTACGCCAAAGAGACGCAGCAACGTCAAGCGGCGATCAAGCAGGCCGAGGAAGCGAAAGCGAAGTTGGCGACCGAATTGGCGGAACTGGAAAAGCAAAAAGGGGAACGCACCGCCGCCGTCGAAGCGACCAAAAAATCGCTCGCTGACGCCGAGTCGACGCTCACCAAGCTGAAAGCGGAAGCGGCCGCCTACGCCGCTCAGCCGCAACAGGTTTCGGCCGACGCGCCCACCGAGACGCAGGTCTCGGAGGTCGCCAAGTAA
- a CDS encoding DUF1549 and DUF1553 domain-containing protein translates to MTASGMIALAMTVGMAALAVAESEIVKIDVYPESAELLTSRDQQNFVVRATRADDVTIDVTSEAKWSVGDEKIAKLQGTTLLPAADGETKLTIEYSGFKSEVPVKVEQAGAERAISFKQDVMPVFMRSGCNTGSCHGAARGKDGFRLSLFGFDPDGDYDRVTRELAARRINLAVPAASLLMEKAIGSVPHTGGKLFDQDSEYYSTLLRWLETGAQRDASEPPACEKIEIYPPKAVLEGEGAKQQFIVKGFYADGTTRDITDLAVFLTSNDNSVPVGKDGMAVAANRGEAFVMARFDTHTVGSQVIVLPKNLNYEKPAITGNYIDELVGAKLHKLRITPSGLCTDEEYLRRVTIDITGQLPSEEEYAEFMADQSADKRVKLVDRLLERKEFAEIWAMKWAQLLMIKSENNRVSYKSAFLYNSWLQEKIANGVPLDEMVREMLGATGGTFSNPPTNFYEIERDTLKTAENVAQVFMGIRTQCAQCHNHPFDRWTMNDYYSFAAFFAQVGRKNAEDERERIIYDRRGGDVRHLVDNRVMAPKFLGGEQPDLKGRDRREVLADWLTSPENPFFATNTANRIWDHFFGVGVIDPVDDIRVSNPASNPELLEALSAKLIEYKYDFKKLVRDICASHAYQRTTLPNELNKTDTKNFAYSQVRRIPAEQLLDCISQSTETKDKFKGLPLGARAVQIADGKTSTYFLTTFGRAERATVCACEAKTSPTLSQALHMLNGDATQGKISQGKLVSTWLNEDKLTPDQAMEQIYIRCLSRKPTEEEKTRLLAVIDQDENKQQALEDVFWAVLNSREFLFNH, encoded by the coding sequence ATGACAGCCTCAGGGATGATCGCCCTCGCGATGACCGTCGGAATGGCCGCTTTGGCCGTCGCCGAATCGGAAATCGTCAAGATCGACGTCTATCCCGAATCGGCCGAATTGTTGACGTCACGCGATCAGCAAAATTTCGTCGTCCGCGCGACGCGTGCTGACGATGTCACGATTGACGTTACCAGCGAAGCCAAATGGTCGGTTGGCGATGAAAAGATCGCGAAGTTGCAGGGGACGACGTTGCTGCCTGCCGCCGATGGTGAGACCAAGCTGACCATCGAATATTCCGGCTTCAAATCGGAAGTGCCGGTCAAAGTTGAACAAGCAGGCGCCGAACGCGCCATTAGTTTCAAACAAGACGTCATGCCGGTCTTTATGCGATCTGGTTGTAATACCGGCAGCTGCCATGGCGCGGCTCGCGGCAAAGATGGTTTTCGTCTCTCGCTCTTCGGCTTTGATCCCGACGGCGACTATGACCGCGTGACTCGCGAATTGGCCGCACGTCGTATCAACCTGGCCGTTCCAGCGGCGAGCCTGTTGATGGAAAAAGCGATCGGCTCGGTTCCACATACCGGTGGTAAGTTGTTCGATCAAGACTCCGAGTACTACTCCACGCTGCTTCGTTGGCTAGAAACCGGCGCCCAACGTGACGCCAGTGAACCGCCAGCTTGCGAAAAGATCGAGATCTATCCTCCCAAAGCCGTTTTGGAAGGGGAGGGCGCCAAGCAGCAGTTTATCGTCAAAGGCTTTTACGCCGACGGCACGACCCGAGACATTACCGACCTCGCCGTCTTTTTGACCAGCAACGACAACTCGGTGCCGGTTGGAAAAGATGGGATGGCGGTCGCCGCCAATCGCGGTGAAGCGTTCGTGATGGCTCGTTTCGATACGCACACGGTCGGCAGCCAAGTGATTGTCCTGCCCAAAAACCTAAACTACGAAAAGCCGGCGATCACCGGCAATTACATTGATGAACTGGTCGGCGCCAAGCTGCACAAGCTGCGAATTACTCCCAGCGGTCTCTGCACCGATGAAGAGTATCTCCGCCGCGTGACGATCGACATCACCGGTCAATTGCCGAGCGAAGAAGAATACGCCGAGTTCATGGCCGACCAATCGGCCGACAAACGCGTGAAGCTGGTCGATCGCTTGCTCGAGCGGAAAGAGTTCGCCGAAATCTGGGCGATGAAATGGGCCCAATTGCTCATGATTAAGAGCGAAAACAACCGGGTCAGCTACAAATCGGCCTTCCTTTACAACAGCTGGTTGCAAGAAAAAATCGCCAACGGCGTTCCGTTGGACGAGATGGTTCGTGAGATGCTTGGAGCCACAGGCGGGACGTTTAGCAATCCTCCGACCAACTTCTACGAGATCGAACGTGACACCCTGAAGACGGCGGAAAACGTCGCCCAGGTTTTTATGGGCATTCGCACGCAGTGCGCCCAGTGTCATAACCATCCGTTCGATCGCTGGACGATGAACGACTATTACAGCTTCGCCGCCTTCTTCGCCCAAGTGGGACGTAAGAATGCGGAAGATGAACGCGAACGCATCATTTATGATCGACGTGGCGGCGACGTCCGCCATCTGGTCGACAACCGCGTGATGGCGCCGAAGTTCCTCGGCGGCGAACAACCCGACTTGAAAGGCCGCGATCGTCGCGAGGTTTTGGCCGATTGGCTCACTTCGCCAGAGAACCCGTTCTTCGCCACCAATACGGCCAATCGAATCTGGGATCACTTCTTTGGGGTCGGCGTCATCGATCCAGTCGACGATATCCGCGTCAGCAATCCAGCCAGCAATCCAGAACTGCTGGAAGCTTTGTCGGCCAAACTGATTGAGTACAAGTACGACTTCAAAAAGTTGGTTCGCGACATCTGCGCGTCGCACGCCTATCAACGGACGACGTTGCCGAATGAATTAAACAAAACGGACACCAAAAATTTCGCCTACTCGCAGGTTCGCCGCATTCCGGCCGAGCAACTGCTCGACTGTATCAGCCAATCGACCGAGACCAAAGACAAGTTCAAAGGTCTCCCGCTTGGCGCCCGAGCGGTGCAAATTGCCGACGGCAAAACTTCAACCTACTTCCTGACCACCTTCGGTCGCGCCGAACGTGCGACGGTTTGTGCCTGTGAAGCGAAGACCTCTCCCACTTTGTCGCAAGCTCTGCACATGCTGAACGGCGACGCGACGCAGGGGAAAATCTCGCAAGGCAAACTGGTCAGCACCTGGCTCAACGAAGACAAGCTGACGCCGGATCAAGCGATGGAGCAGATTTATATCCGCTGCCTGAGTCGCAAGCCGACCGAAGAAGAAAAGACTCGCCTTCTGGCGGTGATTGATCAAGATGAGAATAAGCAGCAAGCCTTGGAAGACGTCTTCTGGGCGGTGCTGAACTCACGAGAGTTCCTGTTCAACCACTAA